ttccaaaattttttatattgtttaagCAGGGAGCGTTAGTGAGAGTGGGCTCCATGTTCACGTAGCTCTGACAGCTAGGAGTAGCAGTAGGGGCGGGGCTTATTGAAGGGACAATTCACGCTGCTATCAGCGGCCACAATCCATTCTTTGCGAATTTGTCCCTTTGAGTGCTCAGGTAACTGATAGCGGCTGTTAAAAGATGCCATTTATCTTTTACTGTCTGTAGATTGCATTATCGTAGAAGGGGGAGAGTGGGCATGTTTTGTGTTAATCTTCTCTCTTCCTGGAGTTGTTCACACTCTTTCTGTCACTGAGATGAATtgattattgctggttgaaCCCACTCAATCCATGATCAAAGTCTGAGAGCTTGGTGAGTGACGGTACAGTATGGCCAATCAGTGAAACATTAACCCAAAATCCTTTCCCCCACAACACTGCCCTTAGAAAGCACTACGTTTGATTTGTCACTTGGTTTTTATCATACAGAGAGACCTTTATGATTCATCTTACATCCTTAGcttctttttatattaattattgaaATTTAACATAGCATGGGATCATAAAGTATTGGTGTTATCAGTCAACGAGTTGTAGCCAGGTTTCTGGGTTTACTGAGGTCATGAGTCATGAAGTCCCCTCTCAAGGGAACAAAATATGCATACCAGCacttctaaagctcactaattaataatgaaaagtTTGGCACATAGCCTTCAGTGAAGATCCaaaattgttttctttactcTTTGGGTTTGTAGGGACTAAacagaaattatttttaaaaattattattattaaattagtgagctttaaaaGTTATGATAGGGAGATTTTTGCCATTGTAGTGTTTCTATCTTAGTTAGATAAAGAATTTGAGGACTTCATCCATCgctgatcatcatcatcatcatcatcatcatcatcatcatcatcgtcgtcgtcgtcacaACCAGAGAGCTGGTTAACATTCCAGCCCTCTTAATCTCTCTCAGAGATGGACAAGTCTTTTGTGGGTACAAACCTGCCATGTGGTCAGATTAAATTGTGGGAGGGGACGATCCCAGAGCAAAGTCCAGGGAGATTCTCGTTTCTTTCCCACTATGACACAGACGTTTTGGATCTCCCTCTAAAAAACTGAGTCAGAAGTGAGTTAAGTGTAAaatacaaagtacagctgaagcTGATGTTGTTGCAGGTATGTATTTAGGATAATGTATTtccattatgcaacacagggtcGCACAACCAAATGCACAAGTCCATTTATTTCACAAGGAAACATTACACAACAAAAATGGTAGAACATTCATgtagtgcattttttttatgtaagtAGATTACTAATGTCATTACAATTCATCATTCATGAGGGGGACGTGAATATTTGTACCAAATGGCAAAGGCAATTATCCatcaaatagttattgagaCATTTCCCTCAAAGCCTTACATTTTCCCCTTATGGTGGTGATTGATGGAAATTCAGTAAAAGTCAGGATTCATCCTCAGGGGACGATGAATATCTGTATCAAAATTAGCAATCCATTTAATAGTTGAGATGTTTCAGTCCAGAGAGCCCAACATCATAATCAATAGAGCCACACTGCTCACATTGCAAAAACCAAAATGAAAAcgtaatgaaacaaaaacaaaggatcAAACAGCATGGTGCCGTTTCAGTCCGGTTACTACAGAGTTTTAAAAAGCCTGACACtgaataaaggaaataaaagtgcTGTTGAGAACGTGCAGAAAAAGGAAGTGAAACAAGCTGTAAGCTTCCTCctcatttaaatgcattaaagtCAACTGAGTCATCGGTTTAACTTTACAGCCGAGACACTGACTGATTAAACCAAAACTGGGCTCTTCAACAGCATTTATTCCATATTAACTGGTTAAAAGGTCAACGTTTGGCTTTCTGGCCCACATGTCAGTGTTTCAGTTCactatttctgtatttgttccattaaagaaaacatgagacAGACCAGCCAGAGTTTGGCTCGACCACAAAGATCACTTATAACAAGTAAAatccaaacaaaaacatattttagcaAGTGCTCCTGCAGCTGTTGATGCTTTAGGTGATTTAGTAACAAACTAAAGGTTTATCTGGCCCTTTGTAGACAAATTGTTTTGGTAAATGCCGTAGCACAAGACCAGCTCTTGAGTGAAGCAGTGAAAGCCCCGCCTGTTGTCTATAAATGAGACAATATCACGCAGTGGGCTCTCAAAGCTCAGGGGTCGGTCACTGATTGCAACTACAACACTTACTTTCACTCTCAATTTGATTCCCTTTTTATCTTAACAGGATGGAAGAGAAACTGTGACTCTGCCCAAAAGCAATCCCTATTTCTTACCTCATATAGTGCATTTAAGGTATCCATCTAAAATGTGTGCACAACAGTCCAGTGTTGATGGCATAGATTAGATATGCTAAATTGTAAATTCTGAGCACAACTTTTGCCTCCATATGGCTCTCAATATGGCAGCGGCTGAGCCAGCAGCTAGCAACTAACAGTGCTAACTCACATATATGCACTCACATACACTTACATGCacttacatgcactcacatgttctcacatgcactcacatgcactcgcATGCACTTATATACACTTACATGCACTTATATGCACTCACATGCGCTCACATACACGTACATGCacttacatgcactcacatgcacttgcatgcactcacatgcacttaTATGCAATCACATACacttacatgcactcacatacacgtacatgcactcacatgcactcacatacacatacatgcacttacatgcactcacatgcactcacatgcacttacatgcactcacatgcacttaCATGCACTtgcatgcactcacatgcacttaCATACACTtacatgtactaacatgcactcacatgcacttaCATACACTtacatgtactaacatgcactTACATACacttacatgcactcacatgcactcacatgcagtACAAGCACGTGGGTCCAGCCCGGCTatgtacacaaagtacacagaaGCTCTGAgtataacacacacagaggtagagTTAATTATATGCTCAGGTTGACATTACTCCACTTTTACgtttacatagcaaatagctGCTTGATGCTCTGTATATTTTATAGACAACCTTTATAGTGCACAAACAATGGGGCTAATTTATATTTAGACTGAAGTGACAAAATCTCCCTGCATTGTGGAAAACTtgtggaaacagctagcatggctctgtCTAAAGGTAACACAACGTGTCTACCAGAAACTCTAAAGCTCAGTAATTATCATGTTGTAGCTCACGACCCTCTAGGTTTTTCAAAGACCAACTGATGACTATTTTTCAGAAAAATGTCTGCTTCATTTGGTGACGACAATAAATGAGTGACACACGAGAGGGCACATGCAGGAGTAAAGCTTCATCAGGATGCCTCTTTGGGGGTTTTGTGTGTACAAACACTGTGTTGGTAAAGGTGAATCCATTTAGCAGCAGAGTGACCTCTCACCCTCAAGTCCAGTGtcccccccgcccctctcccCCCTTAAACTCAGCCTCATGTCCTGCTCACCCTGTTTGAAAATACACAGGGACAAAGCCAGAGAGACAGATGCCCTtgtgtgaccacacacacacacacacacacacacacacacacacacacacacacacacacacacagtagggtCAAACTAGTACATCAGCTTGGATGCTTATTGGATCAGCTCCAAAGAGTCTCTAAAGGAAGAGATTTTAGCACTTGGGAATGTCCACAATTTGGCAGAAATAGACATATAACAAAGAACAAGTTTGAAAATGCTTAAGACACTGTTTTTGAGGAGAATTAAAAAGCCATTCAATCATTTTGCAACTTGCCAGATATGTCAAATAGTCACTTAATCATTatgttaataaaaaacataaaccgATTGGCTTTATGTTTTAGGTGGCAGGGGTCAATAATCCAGACTGTGGTCAGCAGTGGATGCATACAGACCGACTGTACTGTCTGCATACAATGGTCTGCAGTGAAGGGGCAAAGAACACCTGACTTTAACAAAGAGCACACAAAGAGAACCGCTTTCTGTCCACATGAAAAGGGACATGCAGCGAGGAGCGAGCGGCCCAGCAGCAGTGAGGAATGCTGGGTAGAGCCCCTTGCTTGTTGCCTTTGGAATGCCCCGGGGCCTCTTACATAAGTCCCATCGGACCGCCAGTGGCTGCTCCGCAAgccacacattcacattcagcAGCCACTGAAGCTCCGCCACATATTTAACCCAGTATCCGCTTCTTTACACCGCAGAGCAGAGTTGTGGGACGCTGCAATTATGGACTAAATGTAATTGCAGCGTGACACTTCACAACTCATACTTGCGACCATTATTACTGTTTAGACAGTCTGAGGTTCAGTAGCTGGACAGAAGACATGAGccacacacttcctgttggcCTTGTAGATCAACATGTGTGAAGCTGTACATACAATCAGTTTGCTCATGTGGTTTTGAATAACAGTTAGATTTAAACGCTGGCTCTGTTGATGATATCGGTTATTAATACATCCTTGAAGTCTTAAAACAGTTATTTGATCTATGGTGTGTTATTGTCATTATATTCTTAACCTCAATCAATGTGTTGTATTAACATAcattacaaaaacatacatCTCCTTAGTAGCCCACTGTAAGTATAGTTTTGAGATACTAAACCTAGACTACACCACATTTCTAGTGGGAATATTGTACATTTATCAGTAGTTACTGTGTTATATTTAGTTGAATATTGTGCTTCTAAACTACAATgcatttttcagtgaaaaaagTAAGATTAGAGAATAAGTAATAAGGAAAACATTGGGAAAGAAATCTGGCTTTGTTGTTAGATATTTCAACCTGTTTCAATGCAAATCAAATTGTTGCAAACCTTTGCTTAATTCATGTCGATAGCGTCATATACTTTCTTGTTTTAAGACGCAGGCACTTCTTTGAAAGTTTGATAAACTAGTTAGTTTGAATACATAACAGGTTGTAATAATGTTACTAAATTGCAAAATAATGCTTTTAGAActcatttattgaaataaatgtgtttttgtagatTAAACAGTGCACAATTTATAGATTAATAccctgcagcaacaacaacacaaatactGCTCATACATGAATGCATCAGTGATAATaatctaacacacacaaacaaggttTACATATAAGGGTTCATTTTTACTTTGAAGCATTACTACTTTCACTGTTTGTGTGCTCACAAGATGTGTTTTACAAAGCAAAGTAAAACATGCAAATTCATTTCAGTTGGACTTTTACAAGAAACTAGATAATAGGCTATGAGAGTGGATTAAATGACGCTGTCCTGTGCACAACCCCTGCTCCTTTAAACCTAAATCTCCTCTATAATCTCATTTTTAAGTGGATTAACACAGCAAAAGTCAACAATAGATCAAAGTTTGGATCAGTAAAAAGTAATTCAAGACTTTAACACAAAAAGAAGTTCTAGATTTTACTCAACATACGTATAAGGCACCTAAAGCAGTTGTGGCACAAAACCAATTTAACGGCCTGCTTCTTGACAAATATAGAACCGCATAGTATTATCTACTGTATTAATTTAATGGATTAAATGAATGCTAAATAAACGTAAAGTATCATAACATGAAACTATACCAACTAACCAATAGCCATGTAGAGATTTATGAGCCAACAGGCCCCCGGACACAGACCAGCTGTATATAAGTCACGTAAAATACACACACTGGAAGCGATAAAAGGCATTCACAAATGTTTCCATCTCATTGTGGTCGTCAGTGTCTTCATGGTCATTATCTTTATAGTggatgtatgtgtatgtgtatgtgtatatatatatatatatatatatatatacacacacacatacacttttactttattgttagtctctataataaaaaaaacctcattcttttttttactgaaaggtttgagaaagtaaaaaataaGGCAAAGGACAAAGTTGGGCTCATCAACTGTACCAAAcagccttttttgttttatttcacaatgaCAGGTACTGTAGATATATAGTATATCAAAAACACATCAGTTGACATGTCATatctaaaattaaaaaaacactttcaattTGCACATAGAGCTCAAgtcttaaaaacaaaagtgaccGAACATGAAAGAATGAGTCATAATACATGTCTATATTGCATACACATTTACTCAGGAGTGGAAATCTGAACAACATCAATGGACCACCCTTAAACGATATCTGTGGTGATGAGGGAAAATTCACCAATTGCAAAGGCCACCGTATGGACTTAAAGTCAGCAAAAAGTCAAGCAAGTCAGCTGTCCAAAGCAGAAGACAGAAAAGCTAAAGTACGGGTCATTCTCTACATAGTTATGAGTAATGTTGGATACCAGCAGGTACTGGTAAGCAGCAACTGGAGCCCTCAGTGTAGATCCTGAAAGTCGAACACTAAGTCTCAATTTGGTCATGCAAACGTAGAACGTCcaagaaatataaaaactcCCTCAGAATGGATTGCGACATGGTGTCAAAACACATTCATGAGGATTTTTAATGGGAATACACAGCTATCACCAGAAAGCTTTCCAGTTCAGATTTAAACAGAGAATAGTGTTTCATTAATAGCATACAGTGCTCATTTCTTCACAACACACCCAACCTTCAGGCTAGTCCCGATACGACTACTTGGTGCTATACCGGCAGCAGgtcttttgtattttaaaaaacaaggtGAGGTGTTGATACGGCGTCTGTATCCAACTAATGACTCCAAGTAAAACTGAGTCAAGGCCAGAGAAGAGTCTTGAGAAACAAAAAATTATACAATGTCACATTTGAAAAACTGCCTACAGCATAGATGGTCTGTCAGAAAATTTGACAGAGAAATTGCAAAGGGTTTTTGCCTTTATCCAAACTAAACATTGCAAACAGCATTTACAGAGAGAAATATATCCTTTCTAATAACTTAGAATACTTAAATTATTAAACAATACTCTTCCATTTGGGGCCAGAGGGTACGAAAATAGATCtgcgcaaaaaaaaacatgtgccaACAGGCCTAAAGGCTAAACAACATAACCTGGTGATGTGTGCTCTGACTTGCATGTGTTGTGAACTTTTAGAGAAGGGGATGTCTCTCAGATCCCTTCAGTCTTGCAGTGAGAAGCTTTGGCACATAAACACCATCGGACGAGATGACGCATCACAACACGGTGCTAATGAGGAACAATCATGCAAGCCTCGCTCCAGTCCTGGAGGAAATAAAGTATGTGAACCCCAACACGCATCGCCGCCACACTGCCAGGGCAACAAGAGAGGGGCCAAGTGACAGGAGAGTCTGGGAGAGAGGGAATGAAAATAGGTACACGGAGAGGAACGGTGACTCAAATACAAGGACACAGGGTTTCAGGGGTGGGGGCTCAGCCATAACGGGGTAATGACAGAACAAAAGCTATGGAAAATTATTTCTTGCTCGGGCCACGACAGCCACAGGTCAAAACGATAACAGCGCCCATGACAATGATTTCAGTCCAGTGTGGTGGTTTTCCAGCTTTTCCTCAGTTTCTctgcatctcctccatctcacaGAGACGACTCAACCTCTCTCGTGATGGTGATCTCGGCCTCTGACCGAGGGAGCACCTGAACCTCTGCAGCTTGCTCCGGGGTCTCAAGGATCACCTCCAGGGCTGAAGCGGCAACAGCCTTGCAATCATCGCTGGCGTTCTTATCAGTGCCTGTGTTCTGTTTGTCTGCAGAGCCGCAGCACAGCTTGGGAGCACACTGAGTCCGACAGGAGAGCTCACAAAGGGAGTCTCGAGACTCTGAGTTGAACGTGACAAACTCAGGCTGGATAGTGGTGGCATGAATGCCCTCATCGTGGAAAAAGTCCTTGATGCGCTTTGCCACCTCCATGTAAGACGTAGGGTCGTGGCACTTGATATGTGCTGTTGCGATGATGCGACTGCCGGCCAGCTGCCAGATGTGGAGCTCGTGGATAGCCAGGACACCATCCAGACTTAGCAGGCGCTCGTTCAGTCGGTGCATGTTGATCTGCTTAGGCACGGTCTGCAGCAGGATGAGGGCGGACTCTTTGAGCAGCGGGTAGGTAGTATACAGCAGGATGCACACCATGATGATGCAGAGTGTGGGATCCAGGTAGAGAACCCAGCAAGGGCCCGCAGACTTCATGGCTGACATAGTGGGACCatccagcaggtccaccagagTGTGATTGACATGCTGGTGGTCTGTGGTGTGGCTGTTGATACACGGGTTCACACATGTCTCACCTTCTATGCAGGGCTGCCACACAAAGGTAAATATTAAAGAATTGACCACCACAATGACAGAGCCAAGGGCGTCACCCAACACATGCAGGAAAACACCCCGCATGTTGAGCTGCCCCGCAGCGTCATGGTCCATATCCTCATAGTGGGGGTTGCCATTCATCTGCACCTCCGTGTTGTCTTTACAGCTGATTTCtgaagataaaaacaaaagtttagTTTACCAGAACTTGAAGTGAACTTTTAATAATCAACTGGACATCAACACTGATATACTACTACAGCATTCAAAATAGATAGACAAAACTGAAACTatcaaaaatagaaatattttgGGTTAATATAAAACACTCACTGCCGATCCAAAAAAAATTAGCCGACAAGACATGAGATGCACCGAGTGGCAGCCAGTTGCTTAATTGCTGAGTTACATCATTTGGGGTCAAAGCCCAAGCCCATTTAAAACGTTAAACAATAGCCAGAACTCAGCATCCGATGTTATCAGGTGAAACGTGTTGGAGCGGCTTCATCAAAATAGTCAAGCGGATGATGACTACGGGCAACTTACTAAGACATTCACTCCTTTGAGTTGACAGTGGGGATTTTGTCTTGCCAACCATGCTCTAGTTGTAAACCTCTGTAGACAATGACTGAGTCTGTACTATAACCGGGCAGGGATACAACGGCCATgctgaattatatatatacggcCATGCTGAATTATATCCCAGCATTTAGGATCCTAAACACCCTGCAGTTATTCACATCAAGCAAATTCAATTAGCAATTGCAGGCAGTGTGGTAGAGTACACAGCTGAGGGAATGACACCTGAGCAATGGCTGCTCTCTTCCAATCCCAGGATGCCACCGGGTCATTCATCAGCAGCTAATGGTGTGGCTGGGGCTGTCGACTTCACATTACACTGATGTATGACCCAGTAACAGCCATCAGGATGGGGTGGGAAGGGGGTTATAGCCTCCACTTATTTAAACCGGCAGGGCCTAAAAGCGTGGGGGGAGAAACGGTTTTATGTATGGCTTAACCCTCCCTGGGGGTTGGTCGGATGCTTGTAGGTTCAGTTTATAACTAGTGTATGAATCCAAGAGTTCTTTTTCTCAGAAATTGTGAACATTACGATTCAAGGACGGGAGCTTTAGGAATTTTGATCGATGAGACTCTTAACTTGCAAGTTTTAACTTGCGAAAAGCAGGCCGTTACTCGCGCGAGTCTGACCGCAGCTTCTACATATCTGTAATTATACGCCATCCGATAGTAGTCATTGTTTCAAAACCGGAAAGCCGAGGCAGTCACTAAAGGGTGGCCACGTTTCCAAGGATAGAATAACCCACCGATAAATATCTAACACACGCATTTGTCTAAATGCCACTACCACCGCAGACACAATAAGGATTAGTCATTTAGACAGGGTGTCCTCCTGGGACATTGAATATATGTACTGTTATGCAACCAGGACTGCTATACAATGGAGACAAAGTCTGGCACATGTCAGCTTCGATGTGGGGGCACTAAATACTGACATGCGCAGTACACTttaacattaaattacattattatacatCAGGAAGATAAATGAGACTCAACACTCTTTACGCACAATGGCTACAAGTACATACCATTATTCTGTCTCACATCTCCCGGACTGTTGTGATTCCCCACCAAGTTGTTGGTTTCCTCTCCTGAAGATCCGTTGCCAGCCTTTTGGGACTTGCCGGTTTTGCCTCTCTTGTTTTTATTCCCATGAGAGTGACCTCCGTGGGAGTGCCCGTGGCCTCCGCCGGCGTGGCCGCGGAACAAGCAGAGTCCGAGCAGGTTGACCAGGAGCCCCGCGGCACCAACTCCGGCGACCACCAACGGGCTATCGATCTCCTGGGGCTCGGTGAACCGCTCGACAGCCTCCAGGACGATGGTAAAGCACAGCGCCGTGAGGAAGACCGCGTTGACGAGCGCCCCCATCACCTCCGCCCGGATCCACCCGAAGGTGTTTTTGTTAGTCGCGTGGGTTTTCTCGGCAAATCGCACCGCGACCAGAGCCACGACCAGCGCAATAACGTCCGACAACATATGAAAGGAGTCCGACAGCATCGACAGGGATGAAGTGATCCGACTGACCACCACCTCCAcaataaaaaaaccaaaagTCAATGAGAGCATGCAGAGCAGCCGCACACGATTAGGCTCGCAAGCcattttttcttcctctcagtcCTTCGTCGAGTCAAGTTCCGCGTTAACGTTAAATAACGTTTTACTTTGTCTTGTAACGAGCTCACCAGGACatcggctaacgttagctagctctCAGTTTGAACACCGCTCCGTGCTAACGACTGGTGTAAGCTAGCTGGCTCCCTGAGACAATACGATCGATGCTAACAGCGTCTTTACACACTGCTGTTACCCAGCGACGGAAGCATCACTCGGCTAGAGCTGAATACAACCAAAGGTCAAAGTAACCCAGCAAATTATTCAAGTTCCCGTATACATATACCGCGGTCTACACCAGCATATTCCAGATACGTTTGCAGACGGCTGAAACTTTGCACCCGAACCGGTAAACTTTCCACACGGAACACGGCACCATGATGCCGCTCCCCGGACGGTTCTTATTGGAAGACATGACACAAGCTTGAATCTGATTGGTCGGATTGTGCACGGAGGCGGAGTAAACGAGCTAGACAACAGCGGTTGCTAAGCACGCTAACTGCGCCTGTAATCTCGCGATGACTAATGTATTTAAATCTAAGTAGCCGACATCGTTTAAAAAACCTGATTAAGATTAAATTATGCATATGTCTAAAAGGGGGAAATCGCTTGCCCTTTGACATATTCACCATTTAAATTGATTACCTTATAGTGATTATCATCACTAAACATGACGcaatcaaaaaaacaaagttcTCATATGAATATCTGTGTTAAATATTGGGTTGGTTAATGattaaatttgttttttaaatgcattacattaaatacacccttattgttttattgttgagaatattatgttttattg
The nucleotide sequence above comes from Cyclopterus lumpus isolate fCycLum1 chromosome 24, fCycLum1.pri, whole genome shotgun sequence. Encoded proteins:
- the slc30a1a gene encoding zinc transporter 1a; amino-acid sequence: MACEPNRVRLLCMLSLTFGFFIVEVVVSRITSSLSMLSDSFHMLSDVIALVVALVAVRFAEKTHATNKNTFGWIRAEVMGALVNAVFLTALCFTIVLEAVERFTEPQEIDSPLVVAGVGAAGLLVNLLGLCLFRGHAGGGHGHSHGGHSHGNKNKRGKTGKSQKAGNGSSGEETNNLVGNHNSPGDVRQNNEISCKDNTEVQMNGNPHYEDMDHDAAGQLNMRGVFLHVLGDALGSVIVVVNSLIFTFVWQPCIEGETCVNPCINSHTTDHQHVNHTLVDLLDGPTMSAMKSAGPCWVLYLDPTLCIIMVCILLYTTYPLLKESALILLQTVPKQINMHRLNERLLSLDGVLAIHELHIWQLAGSRIIATAHIKCHDPTSYMEVAKRIKDFFHDEGIHATTIQPEFVTFNSESRDSLCELSCRTQCAPKLCCGSADKQNTGTDKNASDDCKAVAASALEVILETPEQAAEVQVLPRSEAEITITREVESSL